The Coregonus clupeaformis isolate EN_2021a chromosome 8, ASM2061545v1, whole genome shotgun sequence genome has a segment encoding these proteins:
- the LOC121572930 gene encoding septin-8-B-like, producing the protein MYSSDVARQLGHLPFAVVGSTEEVIVGNKMVKACQYPWGIVQVENESHSDIVKLREMLICVNMEDLREQTHTRHYELYCRCKLEEI; encoded by the exons ATGTATTCCTCTGATGTTGCTCGGCAGCTG ggCCACCTGCCATTTGCTGTAGTGGGCAGTACAGAGGAGGTGATTGTGGGAAACAAAATGGTGAAGGCTTGCCAGTACCCCTGGGGCATAGTGCAAg TGGAGAATGAGAGTCACAGTGACATTGTGAAGCTGCGTGAGATGCTGATCTGTGTGAACATGGAGGATCTGAGGGAGCAGACTCACACACGTCACTATGAACTGTACTGCCGCTGCAAGCTAGAGGAGATATGA